A window of the Leucothrix mucor DSM 2157 genome harbors these coding sequences:
- a CDS encoding DUF3179 domain-containing protein: MHILNTILLSTLLISGLASAETKNGFELSQSLIPANQILQGGPPRDGIPSIDRPDFIPAAQADFLQAKDRIIGIQVNGEARAYPIKILNWHEIVNDTIQGKPISVTFCPLCGTGIVYEAALGGKTLQFGVSGLLYNSDVLLYDRQTETLWSQILSKAINGPMKGQKLRMVTSSQTSWGKWLEQYPATKVLSTNTGYTRDYESSPYGNYDDSRKTYFPVSAESRRYHPKERVLGITINGQHKAYPFKELALAGGTTLTDQFAGQTLSIEFDVPNRDGQIKDANGNNLELVNGFWFAWYAFHPETEVFSSGG, from the coding sequence ATGCATATTTTAAACACTATATTACTCAGCACACTGCTCATTAGCGGCCTTGCCAGCGCCGAAACCAAGAATGGTTTTGAATTGAGCCAAAGCCTGATCCCTGCTAATCAAATACTTCAAGGTGGGCCGCCACGAGATGGCATTCCCTCCATTGATCGCCCCGATTTTATCCCTGCTGCACAAGCTGATTTTCTACAAGCCAAAGACCGCATTATCGGCATTCAGGTGAATGGCGAGGCGCGGGCTTATCCCATCAAAATTCTGAATTGGCATGAGATTGTGAATGACACGATTCAGGGTAAACCGATTTCGGTAACGTTCTGCCCCTTGTGCGGCACGGGCATTGTGTACGAGGCAGCGCTCGGCGGTAAGACCTTGCAGTTTGGCGTCTCGGGTTTGCTCTATAACAGCGATGTGTTGCTGTACGACCGGCAGACTGAAACGCTGTGGTCACAGATTTTATCCAAAGCCATCAATGGCCCGATGAAAGGGCAGAAGTTACGCATGGTAACGTCTTCGCAAACCAGTTGGGGAAAATGGTTGGAACAATATCCGGCGACCAAAGTGTTATCCACTAACACGGGTTATACGCGGGATTATGAAAGCTCGCCCTATGGTAATTATGACGATAGTCGCAAAACGTATTTTCCGGTATCGGCCGAGAGTCGCCGTTATCACCCGAAAGAGCGCGTGCTGGGCATTACCATTAACGGCCAGCATAAAGCCTATCCGTTTAAGGAGTTGGCTTTAGCTGGTGGTACTACACTAACGGATCAGTTCGCCGGGCAAACCTTAAGCATCGAATTTGATGTGCCCAATCGCGATGGCCAGATTAAAGACGCCAATGGCAATAACCTTGAGCTGGTGAATGGCTTCTGGTTTGCCTGGTACGCCTTTCACCCTGAGACTGAGGTATTTTCCTCGGGCGGGTAG
- a CDS encoding YceH family protein: protein MSNEANEFHVDMPESPLPQLTPAQARVFACLVEKHLATPNSYPLTVNSLITACNQKTNRQPVMALTEGEVSRSCNELVELELARIEYGSRANKITHTAMRALNMNREQIAVLAILMLREPLTLSEIKARTDKMVAFDSVDKVQELVTGLLERTYPPIVVLGKGPGRREDRYSHTLCGEVDIDSFSFSESSGGGAQGGISADSEAMKRIEALEARVESLERMLEELTS, encoded by the coding sequence ATGTCTAACGAAGCTAATGAATTTCATGTTGATATGCCTGAGTCGCCCCTACCGCAACTCACTCCCGCGCAAGCTCGCGTATTTGCTTGCCTCGTCGAAAAACACCTCGCCACCCCCAATAGCTACCCGCTAACCGTTAATTCCTTAATTACCGCCTGCAACCAAAAAACCAACCGACAGCCCGTTATGGCACTCACCGAAGGCGAAGTAAGCCGCTCCTGCAATGAGCTGGTCGAGCTGGAACTGGCCCGTATCGAATATGGAAGCCGTGCCAATAAAATCACCCACACCGCCATGCGCGCGCTAAATATGAATCGCGAGCAAATCGCCGTGCTAGCCATACTCATGCTGCGCGAGCCGCTCACCCTCAGCGAGATCAAAGCCCGTACTGACAAGATGGTTGCCTTTGATAGTGTCGATAAGGTGCAGGAACTGGTCACTGGCTTGTTAGAAAGAACTTATCCGCCGATTGTGGTGCTGGGCAAAGGCCCCGGCAGGCGTGAAGATCGCTACTCACATACCTTATGCGGCGAAGTGGATATTGACTCGTTTAGCTTTTCGGAATCATCCGGCGGTGGTGCGCAAGGTGGGATTAGTGCCGATAGCGAAGCTATGAAGCGAATTGAAGCGCTGGAGGCTAGAGTTGAGAGTTTGGAGCGGATGCTAGAGGAATTAACCTCCTAA
- a CDS encoding CotH kinase family protein codes for MHNHSTAKGLPEALRHSLLILVCGSMLLLAGCGSSSSSDTTTSDSNVTTVPTADTDTDDTTDDTDTSTVADADFEATDWTDETHSKNVDPNFDEVFDDSQVKRLDFVVSDERWQSMLDDMTATYGTFGQRSNSQGLLDTEEDPIFVPADVYYNGTQWYRVGIRFKGNSSLQSSWQAGILKLSFKLDFDEFEDDYPQIKNQRFYGFKKFSLKNNYDDESLMREKVASDVFKNAGVPVSHTAFYTLYVDHGNGPEYFGLYTLVEEIDSTVIDTQFSNNDGNLYKPEDGSANFEDGTFNADDFEKKTNEDDEDWTDIITLFTALHDDSATSEPSAWRENLEAIFDVDGFLKYLAVNGIIQNWDTYGRMPHNYYLYNNPDTGKLSWIPWDNNEALQTGKQGGALALNFSGLNSTEWPLIAKIYDDDVYKARYDSYLNDVIYGAFETSSMQTMYDTYSALIEQYATTERSGFSYLESTNDFYNAVDTLKSHASSRANAVSSYLNN; via the coding sequence ATGCATAATCACTCCACTGCCAAGGGCTTACCCGAGGCACTTCGCCACTCATTACTTATTTTAGTGTGTGGCTCAATGTTGCTGTTAGCCGGTTGCGGCAGTAGCTCCAGCTCTGACACCACGACTTCCGATTCCAACGTCACTACCGTACCAACCGCTGATACAGATACGGATGACACAACGGACGACACAGACACCAGCACAGTCGCCGATGCTGATTTCGAAGCCACTGACTGGACCGATGAAACCCACAGTAAAAACGTAGACCCTAATTTCGATGAAGTCTTCGATGACAGCCAAGTTAAGCGCTTAGACTTTGTGGTGAGCGATGAGCGCTGGCAAAGTATGTTGGATGACATGACCGCCACCTACGGCACCTTTGGCCAACGCTCCAACTCGCAAGGTTTACTGGATACCGAAGAAGATCCCATTTTCGTACCAGCAGACGTCTACTACAACGGCACGCAATGGTATCGCGTCGGCATTCGCTTTAAAGGTAACTCCTCACTGCAAAGTAGCTGGCAGGCCGGTATTCTCAAGCTCTCATTCAAACTAGACTTTGACGAATTTGAGGATGATTACCCGCAAATCAAAAACCAACGCTTTTACGGGTTCAAGAAATTCAGTCTGAAAAACAACTACGACGACGAGTCGCTAATGCGCGAGAAAGTCGCTTCCGATGTGTTTAAAAATGCAGGTGTACCCGTTTCTCACACCGCGTTTTACACCCTCTATGTCGACCACGGCAACGGGCCGGAATACTTCGGGCTTTACACGCTGGTTGAAGAAATCGATAGCACCGTGATCGACACACAGTTCTCAAACAATGACGGCAATCTGTACAAGCCGGAAGATGGCAGCGCCAATTTTGAGGATGGCACCTTTAACGCTGACGACTTTGAGAAAAAGACCAATGAAGACGATGAAGACTGGACTGACATCATCACTCTATTCACCGCTCTGCATGATGACTCTGCTACTTCCGAGCCGTCTGCCTGGCGTGAGAACCTCGAAGCGATCTTTGATGTCGATGGCTTTTTAAAGTACTTAGCGGTTAATGGCATTATCCAAAACTGGGATACTTACGGGCGCATGCCGCATAACTATTACCTGTATAACAATCCGGACACAGGCAAGCTATCTTGGATTCCTTGGGATAATAACGAAGCACTGCAAACTGGCAAACAAGGTGGCGCGCTGGCGCTCAATTTCTCCGGTCTGAATAGTACCGAGTGGCCTCTGATTGCCAAGATTTACGACGATGACGTGTACAAAGCCCGCTATGACAGCTACTTGAACGATGTCATTTACGGTGCGTTTGAAACCAGCAGCATGCAAACAATGTACGACACTTATTCTGCTTTAATCGAGCAATATGCAACTACTGAACGCTCGGGCTTTTCATACCTTGAAAGCACTAATGACTTCTACAATGCCGTGGATACGCTCAAGTCGCACGCTAGCAGCCGAGCCAATGCGGTGAGTAGCTATTTGAATAACTAA
- a CDS encoding isocitrate lyase has product MSQYQEDTLSVANSIEAARGAWDSINPESAARMRAQNRFKTGLDIAKYTADIMRADMDAYDADPSQYTQSLGCWHGFIGQQKMISIKKHFGTTDKKYLYLSGWMVAALRSEFGPLPDQSMHEKTSVASLIAELYTFLRQADARVLGGLFRELDAASDADKPAIQAQIDNFETHVVPIVADIDAGFGNAEATYLMAKQMIEAGACCIQIENQVSDEKQCGHQDGKVTVPHEDFLAKIRAVRYAFLELGVDNGVIVARTDSLGAGLTKQIAVTKEPGDLGDQYNSFLDVEEVSADDMNNGDLVIKQGGKLVRPKRLPSNLFQFRSGTGEDRCVLDCITSLQNGADMIWIETEKPHIGQIGGMVNRIREVIPNAKLVYNNSPSFNWTLNFRQQIFDAMAEAGEDVSAYNRDNLMSVEYDETELAARADDKIRTFQADSAREAGIFHHLITLPTYHTAALSTDNLAKEYFGEEGMLGYVAGVQRKEIRQGIACVKHQNMSGSDMGDDHKEYFAGEAALKAGGKDNTMNQFS; this is encoded by the coding sequence ATGTCACAGTATCAAGAAGACACTTTATCAGTTGCTAATTCCATTGAAGCTGCCCGAGGCGCATGGGATTCTATCAATCCTGAGTCTGCAGCCCGCATGAGAGCTCAAAACCGATTCAAAACTGGCTTAGATATCGCCAAATACACCGCTGACATTATGCGTGCAGATATGGACGCTTATGACGCTGATCCTTCTCAGTATACTCAATCTTTAGGTTGCTGGCACGGTTTCATCGGTCAGCAGAAGATGATTTCGATCAAGAAACACTTCGGTACGACTGACAAAAAATACCTCTATCTGTCTGGCTGGATGGTTGCAGCGCTGCGTTCTGAGTTCGGTCCCCTCCCGGATCAGTCAATGCATGAGAAGACTTCGGTTGCTAGCCTGATTGCTGAGCTGTACACCTTCCTTCGCCAGGCAGATGCCCGTGTACTGGGTGGTTTGTTCCGCGAGTTGGATGCGGCTTCTGATGCTGATAAGCCAGCGATTCAAGCACAAATCGATAACTTTGAAACGCACGTAGTGCCTATCGTTGCAGATATCGACGCGGGTTTCGGTAACGCTGAAGCGACTTACCTGATGGCTAAGCAGATGATCGAAGCGGGTGCTTGCTGTATCCAAATCGAAAACCAAGTATCGGATGAGAAGCAGTGTGGCCACCAAGACGGTAAAGTAACCGTTCCTCATGAAGACTTCTTAGCGAAAATCCGCGCAGTTCGCTACGCATTCTTGGAGCTGGGCGTAGACAACGGTGTAATCGTTGCCCGTACTGACTCACTGGGTGCTGGCTTGACTAAGCAAATCGCAGTAACCAAAGAGCCAGGCGATCTGGGTGATCAGTACAACAGCTTCTTAGATGTTGAAGAAGTCTCTGCTGATGACATGAACAACGGCGACTTAGTGATCAAGCAAGGCGGCAAGCTGGTTCGTCCTAAGCGTTTGCCTTCTAACTTGTTCCAGTTCCGTTCGGGCACTGGTGAAGATCGCTGCGTACTGGATTGCATCACGTCACTACAAAACGGCGCAGATATGATCTGGATCGAAACTGAGAAGCCACACATTGGCCAGATCGGTGGCATGGTTAACCGCATCCGTGAAGTGATTCCAAATGCGAAGCTGGTTTACAACAACAGCCCATCATTCAACTGGACCCTTAACTTCCGTCAGCAGATCTTTGATGCGATGGCTGAAGCCGGTGAAGATGTGTCTGCATACAACCGCGATAACCTGATGAGTGTTGAGTACGATGAGACTGAATTGGCTGCTCGTGCTGATGATAAGATCCGTACCTTCCAAGCTGATTCTGCTCGTGAAGCCGGTATCTTCCACCACTTGATCACGCTGCCGACTTACCACACTGCCGCATTGTCTACTGACAATCTGGCGAAGGAGTACTTCGGTGAAGAAGGTATGCTGGGTTATGTGGCTGGCGTACAGCGTAAAGAGATCCGCCAAGGTATTGCCTGTGTTAAACACCAAAACATGTCTGGCTCAGATATGGGTGATGATCACAAAGAATACTTCGCCGGTGAAGCTGCACTGAAAGCAGGCGGTAAAGACAACACCATGAACCAGTTCAGTTAA
- a CDS encoding LysR family transcriptional regulator — protein MNIGRIDLNLLVYLDALLRERNVTKAANQLGISQPALSNGLRRLRDLFDDPLLVRTSEGMIPTERAEQLQPVIRDVLSKVDMAVQPQADFDAANEEHLFRIMASDYAESTLFPHLLQRLRREAPGIILDILTPSDVSFLDVERGKVDMVINRFETMPQSFHQKGIWKDHFACLTSIDNPILQNFTLETYMDAQHVWVSKTGMGIGVGMDPHDVQHLGWVDESLCNIGKQRRITVFTRHYQAAMLLAEQNDLLVTLPSRAAKLQRDNPRVAILEPPFEIPPFELKMAWSPLVQHNPAHRWMRRFIIDVANSLLAEDQT, from the coding sequence ATGAACATTGGACGCATTGATTTAAACCTTCTGGTCTACTTAGATGCACTACTTCGTGAGCGAAATGTCACCAAAGCGGCCAATCAATTAGGTATTAGTCAGCCAGCTTTAAGTAATGGATTGCGTCGTTTACGGGATTTATTTGATGACCCGCTGCTGGTTCGCACCAGTGAAGGCATGATTCCCACCGAGCGCGCCGAGCAATTGCAGCCGGTTATTCGCGATGTGCTATCCAAAGTGGACATGGCTGTGCAGCCACAAGCCGACTTTGATGCCGCCAACGAAGAACACTTATTTCGGATTATGGCCAGCGATTACGCCGAATCCACCCTATTTCCACACTTATTACAGCGCCTGCGCCGTGAAGCGCCCGGCATTATTCTGGACATACTTACGCCCAGCGACGTGAGCTTTCTCGATGTAGAGCGCGGCAAAGTGGATATGGTCATCAACCGCTTTGAGACCATGCCGCAGTCGTTTCACCAAAAAGGCATCTGGAAAGATCACTTTGCCTGCCTGACTAGCATCGACAATCCCATCCTGCAAAATTTCACGCTGGAAACCTATATGGATGCGCAGCATGTCTGGGTGAGTAAAACTGGCATGGGCATCGGCGTAGGCATGGACCCGCACGATGTGCAACACCTTGGCTGGGTCGATGAATCGCTATGTAATATCGGCAAACAGCGCCGTATTACCGTATTCACCCGCCACTATCAGGCCGCCATGCTACTGGCCGAACAAAACGATTTGCTGGTAACCTTGCCTTCACGCGCCGCTAAATTGCAGCGTGATAATCCGCGGGTTGCCATCTTAGAGCCACCGTTCGAAATCCCCCCATTCGAACTAAAAATGGCCTGGAGCCCGTTAGTACAACACAATCCCGCCCACCGCTGGATGCGCCGTTTTATAATTGACGTCGCCAACAGCTTACTTGCTGAAGATCAAACTTAA
- a CDS encoding cation:proton antiporter family protein, which yields MDTLVSLFASINYHDPAWIGIAYVFGFVVWQIGLPPLVGFLIAGFTLNLLGAQGGEFLDIMADIGVTLLLFSIGLKLHIRQLLRPEVWATATLHLIALTLSSAIFIILLSVSGLPLLKDLDYNAALILAFALSFSSTVFAVKVFEDKGEMGSPYAKVSIGILIVQDIAAVVFLATSAAKLPSPWAAAAIIGLIALKPVLIALLKRAGHGELLLLYGLLLASGGYALFELVSLKGDLGALFLGILVASHPKASELAKSLLSLKDLFLVGFFLSIGIAVTPTVDTVLIALLLITIIPLKALLFFLFLTRLKLRTRMATFTSLALSNFSEFGLIVTAIGVAKGWLSNDWLAVMAIAVVMSFILASPLNVKNGAIYARYKAWLHKLEHSKRLEADSTINLGRTKALVCGMGRVGHGAYEQLHRSLGDYVVGIDTQTEKINAHQQAGRKVFNGDASNPDFWLRVGRVKPELETVLLCLPNHPTNLRAATAIRDWGFTGHIAAITKYEDEIPELMEVGVNSTFNIYAEVGTGFAENVLEQAYPPEENTSVSG from the coding sequence ATGGACACACTGGTCTCACTGTTTGCTTCGATTAATTATCACGATCCGGCTTGGATCGGCATCGCCTATGTTTTTGGATTTGTTGTCTGGCAAATCGGCTTACCGCCGTTAGTTGGCTTTCTGATTGCAGGCTTTACGCTCAATTTACTGGGCGCTCAAGGCGGCGAATTCCTGGATATCATGGCCGATATCGGCGTGACCTTGCTGCTGTTTAGTATCGGCTTAAAGCTGCATATCCGGCAATTGCTACGCCCCGAAGTGTGGGCCACCGCTACACTGCACTTAATCGCCCTGACCCTAAGCAGCGCCATTTTTATTATCCTGCTCAGCGTTTCCGGCCTGCCACTCCTTAAAGATTTAGATTACAACGCCGCGCTTATTCTGGCGTTTGCGCTCTCTTTCTCCAGTACCGTGTTTGCGGTCAAAGTGTTTGAAGATAAAGGGGAAATGGGTAGCCCTTATGCCAAGGTGTCGATTGGTATTCTAATCGTGCAGGACATTGCCGCCGTAGTGTTCTTAGCTACCTCCGCCGCCAAACTGCCCTCACCTTGGGCTGCTGCCGCAATTATTGGTTTAATCGCCTTAAAGCCGGTGTTGATTGCCTTATTAAAGCGCGCCGGTCATGGTGAGTTACTGCTGTTGTATGGCTTGCTGCTGGCCAGTGGGGGTTATGCTTTATTTGAATTGGTCAGTCTTAAAGGCGACTTAGGCGCTTTATTCCTCGGTATTCTGGTGGCGTCACACCCTAAAGCCTCCGAGCTTGCCAAGTCCTTGTTATCACTAAAAGATTTATTCTTGGTAGGCTTCTTTCTCAGTATTGGTATCGCGGTCACGCCAACGGTAGATACCGTGCTGATTGCGCTGCTACTCATCACCATTATTCCACTTAAAGCGCTACTGTTTTTCCTATTCCTTACGCGCCTGAAACTGCGCACCCGCATGGCGACGTTCACTTCACTGGCGCTCTCTAATTTTAGTGAATTCGGCCTGATTGTAACCGCTATCGGCGTTGCCAAAGGTTGGCTCAGTAATGACTGGCTGGCGGTTATGGCGATTGCCGTGGTGATGTCGTTTATCCTTGCCTCGCCGCTTAATGTGAAAAATGGCGCGATCTATGCCCGCTATAAAGCATGGCTGCATAAACTCGAACACAGCAAGCGACTGGAAGCCGATAGCACCATTAACCTTGGTCGCACTAAAGCCTTAGTGTGTGGAATGGGTCGCGTGGGCCATGGTGCATACGAACAACTGCACCGCAGCCTTGGCGATTATGTGGTGGGGATTGATACGCAAACTGAGAAAATCAACGCCCATCAGCAAGCGGGTCGCAAAGTGTTTAATGGCGATGCCAGTAACCCCGACTTCTGGTTGCGGGTCGGCAGGGTCAAGCCGGAGCTGGAAACCGTGTTGCTGTGCCTGCCCAACCATCCTACCAATCTGCGCGCGGCCACCGCCATTCGCGACTGGGGATTTACCGGCCATATCGCCGCCATTACCAAGTATGAGGATGAGATTCCCGAGCTAATGGAAGTCGGCGTCAACTCCACGTTTAATATCTACGCGGAAGTCGGCACCGGTTTTGCAGAAAATGTATTGGAGCAAGCCTACCCGCCCGAGGAAAATACCTCAGTCTCAGGGTGA